The Triticum aestivum cultivar Chinese Spring chromosome 7B, IWGSC CS RefSeq v2.1, whole genome shotgun sequence genome window below encodes:
- the LOC123159831 gene encoding berberine bridge enzyme-like Cyn d 4, producing MSTRSHNTPQTFQALSPTMANYRAFTLVLLFCALSCQAAATYAPVPAKEDFLGCLMKEIPARLLYAKSSPDFPTVLAQTIRNSRWLSPQNVKPLYIITPTNASHIQSAVVCGRRHSVRLRVRSGGHDYEGLSYRSEKPETFAVVDLNKMRAVLIDGYARTAWVESGAQLGELYYAIAKNSPVLAFPAGVCPTIGVGGNFAGGGFGMLLRKYGIAAENVIDVKVVDPNGKLLDKSSMSPDHFWAVRGGGGESFGIVVSWQVKLLPVPPTVTVFKIPKTVQEGAVDLVNKWQLVGPALPGDLMIRVIAAGNTATFEGMYLGTCQTLTPLMSSQFPELGMNPYHCNEMPWIKSIPFIHLGKEASLVDLLNRNNTFKPFAEYKSDYVYQPFPKPVWEQIFGWLTKPGGGMMIMDPYGATISATPEAATPFPHRQGVLFNIQYVNYWFAEAAAAAPLQWSKDMYNFMEPYVSKNPRQAYANYRDIDLGRNEVVNDISTYSSGKVWGEKYFKGNFQRLAITKGKVDPQDYFRNEQSIPPLLEKY from the coding sequence ATGTCCACACGGTCACACAACACACCACAGACATTCCAAGCTCTATCGCCTACAATGGCGAACTATAGGGCCTTCACGCTGGTGCTCCTCTTCTGCGCCTTGTCCTGTCAAGCCGCCGCCACCTACGCGCCGGTGCCTGCCAAGGAGGACTTCCTCGGATGCCTCATGAAGGAGATACCGGCACGCCTCCTCTACGCCAAGAGCTCGCCTGACTTCCCCACCGTCCTGGCGCAGACCATCAGGAACTCGCGGTGGTTGTCGCCGCAGAACGTGAAGCCGCTCTACATCATCACCCCCACCAACGCCTCGCACATCCAGTCCGCGGTGGTGTGCGGACGCCGGCAcagcgtccgcctccgcgtccGGAGCGGCGGCCACGACTACGAGGGCCTGTCGTACCGGTCCGAGAAACCCGAGACGTTCGCCGTCGTCGACCTCAACAAGATGCGGGCAGTGTTGATCGACGGCTACGCCCGCACGGCGTGGGTCGAATCCGGCGCGCAGCTCGGCGAGCTCTACTACGCCATCGCGAAAAACAGCCCCGTGCTCGCGTTCCCGGCCGGCGTCTGCCCGACCATCGGCGTCGGCGGCAACTTCGCAGGCGGCGGCTTTGGCATGCTGCTGCGGAAGTACGGCATCGCCGCCGAGAACGTCATCGACGTCAAGGTGGTCGACCCCAACGGCAAGCTTCTCGACAAGAGCTCCATGAGCCCGGACCACTTCTGGGCCGTCaggggcggcggcggagagagCTTTGGCATCGTCGTGTCGTGGCAAGTGAAGCTCCTGCCGGTGCCTCCCACCGTGACCGTGTTCAAGATCCCCAAGACAGTGCAAGAAGGCGCCGTAGACCTCGTCAACAAGTGGCAACTGGTCGGGCCGGCCCTTCCCGGCGACCTCATGATCCGCGTCATCGCTGCGGGGAACACCGCGACATTCGAGGGCATGTACCTGGGCACCTGCCAAACCCTGACGCCGTTGATGAGCAGCCAATTCCCCGAGCTTGGCATGAACCCCTATCACTGCAACGAGATGCCCTGGATCAAGTCCATCCCCTTCATCCACCTCGGCAAAGAGGCCAGCCTGGTCGACCTCCTCAACCGGAACAACACCTTCAAGCCCTTCGCCGAATACAAGTCGGACTACGTGTACCAGCCCTTCCCCAAGCCCGTGTGGGAGCAGATCTTCGGCTGGCTCACGAAGCCCGGTGGGGGGATGATGATCATGGACCCATACGGCGCCACCATCAGCGCCACCCCCGAAGCGGCGACGCCGTTCCCTCACCGCCAGGGCGTTCTCTTCAACATCCAGTACGTCAACTACTGGTTCGCCGaggcagccgccgccgcgccgctgcaGTGGAGCAAGGACATGTACAATTTCATGGAGCCGTACGTGAGCAAGAACCCCAGGCAGGCGTACGCCAACTACAGGGACATTGACCTCGGCAGGAACGAGGTGGTGAACGACATCTCAACCTATAGCAGCGGCAAGGTTTGGGGCGAGAAGTACTTCAAGGGCAACTTCCAAAGGCTCGCTATTACCAAGGGCAAGGTGGATCCTCAGGACTACTTCAGGAACGAGCAGAGCATCCCGCCGCTGCTCGAGAAGTACTGA